Proteins encoded within one genomic window of Akkermansiaceae bacterium:
- the cadA gene encoding cadmium-translocating P-type ATPase, producing MSDSCGCGGGGCGGAKTDWESWSLILGAVLLVITLGAHWSRILPPSAVSTLAFAAIAAGGWLLLPKAFGALRRLRPDINLLVVIAAIGASIIGEQVEAAAVVILFGVAEWLEGWADRRARRAVGALLDLAPKNALLKREGQFVEVLADQVRPGEIVAVKSGMSIPLDGEITVGESAVNQAPITGESVPVDKRPGDTVFAGTINGEGSLEFLVTKAAGDTTLARIIHLVTEAQEQKAPTQRTVDVFARYYTPAVTLAALAVFLIPPLFGNGNWSDWLYRACVLLIIACPCALVISTPVSIVAGLTALARRGVLVKGGAHLESIARIKALAVDKTGTITEGKPRVLGIEPFGDTSENELLRVAAAIDVHSEHPLAKAVVMKAQEAGVSFPRAERYQARSGRGAQGDIDGHSYFVGNHRYTHELGVCSEDTEQRLREIESRGQSVVVVGHMPHDGCAGEVLGILAIGDTLRPEAAEAIRSIHRVGVAKVVMLSGDNQVAADFIASQVGIDETRGNLLPEDKVEAVRSLATRFGGIVMVGDGVNDAPAMAAATVGIAMGGAGTDSAIETSDITLMKDDLSEIAKAITLGRRTLGVIRFNIAFALLLKAVFLILTLTGHASLWLAILADTGATLIVTGNSLRLLKSKN from the coding sequence ATGAGTGATTCGTGCGGATGCGGCGGGGGTGGTTGTGGCGGGGCAAAGACCGATTGGGAAAGCTGGAGCCTGATCCTGGGTGCGGTATTGCTGGTGATCACCCTCGGTGCTCACTGGAGCCGCATCCTCCCTCCGTCGGCGGTTTCCACGCTGGCGTTCGCCGCCATCGCGGCGGGCGGCTGGTTGCTGCTGCCTAAGGCGTTCGGTGCGTTGAGAAGGTTACGTCCGGACATCAACCTGCTGGTGGTCATCGCAGCGATCGGAGCTTCGATCATCGGCGAGCAGGTCGAAGCTGCGGCGGTTGTCATTCTCTTTGGAGTGGCGGAATGGTTGGAAGGTTGGGCAGACCGGCGTGCCCGGCGGGCTGTCGGGGCTCTTCTCGACCTTGCGCCGAAGAACGCCCTCCTGAAACGGGAAGGCCAATTCGTTGAAGTACTTGCCGATCAGGTGCGTCCGGGAGAGATAGTCGCGGTTAAAAGCGGCATGAGCATCCCGCTCGATGGCGAAATCACGGTCGGCGAATCCGCTGTCAACCAGGCACCGATCACGGGGGAATCGGTGCCGGTGGACAAGCGACCGGGAGACACGGTGTTCGCGGGCACGATCAACGGCGAAGGCTCGCTGGAATTCCTGGTGACCAAAGCCGCGGGGGACACGACATTGGCGCGGATCATCCATCTGGTGACTGAAGCGCAGGAGCAGAAGGCTCCGACCCAGCGGACGGTTGATGTGTTCGCGCGTTACTACACCCCAGCGGTCACCCTTGCAGCGCTGGCGGTCTTTCTCATTCCTCCCTTGTTCGGGAATGGCAACTGGTCCGACTGGCTCTACCGGGCATGTGTCCTTCTCATTATTGCCTGTCCCTGCGCGCTGGTGATTTCCACCCCGGTGAGTATCGTTGCGGGATTGACCGCCCTTGCGCGTCGCGGCGTGCTGGTGAAAGGCGGGGCTCATTTGGAATCCATCGCCCGGATCAAGGCGCTTGCGGTGGACAAGACGGGCACGATCACCGAGGGTAAGCCCCGCGTCCTCGGAATTGAGCCGTTCGGTGATACTTCCGAAAACGAGCTGTTGCGTGTGGCAGCAGCGATCGATGTTCATTCGGAGCATCCACTGGCCAAGGCCGTGGTCATGAAAGCTCAGGAGGCGGGAGTATCATTTCCGCGTGCTGAACGCTACCAAGCCCGCAGTGGGCGCGGCGCGCAAGGTGACATCGATGGCCATTCCTATTTCGTCGGGAATCATCGTTACACCCATGAGTTGGGGGTTTGTTCCGAAGATACGGAGCAACGCCTCCGGGAGATCGAAAGCCGCGGCCAGTCGGTAGTGGTGGTCGGTCACATGCCGCATGATGGCTGTGCGGGCGAAGTGCTGGGGATCCTCGCTATTGGAGATACCCTGCGCCCGGAGGCGGCCGAAGCGATTCGTTCCATCCATCGGGTGGGGGTAGCTAAAGTGGTGATGTTGAGCGGCGACAACCAGGTCGCGGCTGATTTCATTGCCAGCCAGGTTGGGATCGATGAAACACGCGGAAACCTCCTTCCAGAAGATAAGGTGGAGGCCGTCAGATCGCTCGCCACCCGGTTTGGTGGGATCGTCATGGTGGGTGATGGCGTGAACGACGCCCCGGCGATGGCAGCGGCCACGGTTGGCATCGCGATGGGCGGCGCAGGAACGGACTCCGCGATCGAAACGTCCGACATTACTCTCATGAAGGATGACCTTTCGGAGATCGCCAAAGCGATTACGCTCGGACGGCGGACTCTCGGAGTCATCCGCTTCAACATCGCCTTCGCTCTGCTCCTTAAGGCGGTTTTTCTAATTCTTACCCTCACCGGTCACGCCAGCCTTTGGCTTGCGATTCTCGCGGATACAGGTGCCACGCTTATTGTTACTGGAAATTCACTACGTCTCCTAAAATCAAAGAATTGA
- a CDS encoding MFS transporter, whose protein sequence is MSPEGSFPQAPASPEENTRPPWGLAWRLAWGQLLSWGVLYYAFTALSAPIHADTGWSRALINGGLSLGLLTWGILALPVGLWIQRRGSRIIMSLGSLVGGVAFAAFGAVTEPWHFYLAWMGVGAAMAALLYEPAFAAVTVAFGSRYKKGIVLITLLGGLASTAFVPLSHLLAQNFGWRSACIGLGIAVAGIGIPLHGLGMARQPAGRHSKPYHRAIPVSVAIGTIRRDFTDKTFLLLALWFTAHTAAFSGLIFLIVPGLTSMGADPGSLLGAMALVGPMQVVGRLLIAARGAKLSSVQSGRWAMIFMTLSVLILICLPSTTGWLVCFAVLFGSGNGVMTILKGTAIAEFFGRERYAELNGAIAAPAVIAKAAAPFVLSAVWEHSTRPTVVFILLLFLLLVGLAATLGLVSGVSLNR, encoded by the coding sequence ATGAGCCCTGAAGGAAGTTTTCCCCAAGCACCGGCTTCCCCGGAAGAAAACACGCGGCCCCCTTGGGGACTCGCATGGCGGCTTGCGTGGGGCCAGCTTCTTTCATGGGGTGTCCTGTATTATGCCTTCACCGCCCTCTCCGCGCCCATCCATGCTGACACTGGTTGGAGCCGCGCTCTCATTAACGGCGGCCTGTCGTTAGGGTTGTTGACTTGGGGCATCCTTGCCCTGCCGGTTGGACTGTGGATCCAGCGGCGCGGTTCCAGAATTATCATGTCGTTGGGTTCCCTGGTTGGCGGGGTGGCATTCGCTGCCTTTGGTGCAGTCACCGAACCCTGGCACTTTTACCTGGCATGGATGGGAGTTGGGGCAGCCATGGCCGCGCTCCTGTATGAACCCGCGTTCGCTGCGGTGACGGTGGCTTTCGGAAGCCGGTATAAGAAAGGCATCGTGCTCATCACACTGCTGGGTGGACTCGCGAGCACCGCCTTCGTTCCCCTATCCCATCTGCTTGCCCAAAACTTCGGCTGGCGGAGTGCCTGCATCGGCCTTGGCATCGCCGTCGCAGGAATCGGCATACCGCTTCATGGACTGGGAATGGCCCGACAGCCCGCTGGGAGGCACTCGAAACCCTATCATCGGGCAATACCCGTTTCCGTTGCCATCGGCACAATTAGAAGGGACTTCACCGACAAGACTTTTTTGCTGCTAGCGCTCTGGTTCACAGCGCATACCGCCGCATTTTCAGGACTCATTTTTCTCATTGTTCCCGGATTGACCTCAATGGGAGCGGATCCGGGATCACTGCTTGGCGCGATGGCCCTTGTTGGACCGATGCAAGTCGTGGGCCGCCTGCTAATCGCCGCCCGTGGCGCGAAACTCTCATCCGTCCAATCGGGCCGATGGGCGATGATCTTCATGACGCTCTCCGTTCTGATCCTCATTTGTTTACCATCCACGACCGGCTGGCTTGTCTGCTTCGCCGTGCTTTTCGGATCGGGAAATGGCGTCATGACCATCCTGAAGGGAACCGCAATCGCCGAATTCTTTGGCAGGGAGCGCTATGCAGAGCTTAATGGAGCGATTGCTGCTCCTGCCGTGATCGCCAAAGCGGCGGCTCCTTTCGTATTAAGTGCCGTCTGGGAACATTCAACGAGGCCTACGGTTGTGTTCATTCTCCTGCTTTTCCTACTCTTGGTCGGTCTCGCGGCGACCCTGGGGCTAGTGTCGGGAGTATCCTTGAATCGCTAG
- a CDS encoding TolC family protein: MASILSFRLKQPLSLFFPLWSLSVALATAEPQPVPLSIDGLVSQALARNPEIRYYKAEIAVAKANRSTAGKLSNPELSLDFGHKRVGGGDARAEGIAYSVTLAQPIEWPGRLGLRKAIADRDIALADLGLERFSAFLAARVKVLGYALATQQENAAAAAEVADRFTGVKEVIVQREPGGVAPLLEAKIIEAAEVVIQRRAGEAAVEMQKALLELNQLMGRRADEPLQVRRTEFPAPKAAELVSLLNRAAASNFDLRVRRAELEQQGLKVSLAKNERYPTFTVGPNLSQERAGDRETVVGLSLSMPLPVWDNGKAAVNASQARRMQAEASLQATMREVERQITEAWLLLGTQQKRLDGWKPDSLQSFAEAARLADRHYRLGAVPLSTYLEMQDKYLEATEAINATRLEVLRASLDLEQLVGASAPQTTKTTKTK; this comes from the coding sequence ATGGCATCCATTCTTTCATTCCGGCTCAAGCAGCCGCTTTCCCTCTTTTTCCCCCTTTGGAGTTTGTCGGTAGCCTTGGCCACCGCCGAACCGCAGCCCGTACCCCTCAGCATCGACGGACTGGTTAGCCAGGCGCTCGCCCGCAACCCTGAGATCCGCTATTACAAGGCGGAGATCGCGGTGGCCAAGGCCAATCGTTCCACCGCCGGCAAGCTTTCCAACCCTGAACTCAGCCTCGATTTCGGCCACAAGCGGGTCGGTGGCGGAGACGCTAGGGCCGAGGGGATTGCCTATTCGGTGACCCTGGCCCAGCCGATCGAATGGCCGGGCAGGCTGGGGCTGCGCAAGGCCATCGCCGACCGTGACATTGCCTTGGCCGATCTCGGTCTTGAGCGTTTCAGCGCCTTTCTGGCGGCACGGGTGAAAGTCCTCGGCTATGCCCTCGCCACCCAGCAGGAAAATGCCGCGGCGGCGGCTGAGGTCGCCGACCGCTTCACCGGGGTCAAAGAGGTGATCGTCCAGCGCGAACCGGGCGGCGTTGCGCCGCTGCTGGAAGCCAAGATCATCGAAGCGGCGGAAGTCGTCATTCAACGGCGGGCAGGTGAAGCCGCCGTGGAAATGCAGAAAGCGCTTCTCGAACTCAACCAGCTTATGGGACGCCGGGCGGACGAACCCCTGCAAGTACGGCGCACGGAGTTTCCCGCACCGAAGGCGGCGGAGCTGGTTTCATTGCTCAACCGCGCGGCGGCGAGCAACTTCGACTTGAGGGTCCGGCGCGCCGAACTGGAACAGCAGGGACTCAAGGTTTCGCTGGCCAAAAACGAGCGTTATCCGACTTTCACTGTGGGACCGAACCTCTCCCAGGAACGAGCGGGCGACCGGGAAACCGTCGTCGGGCTGTCGCTGTCCATGCCTCTTCCAGTCTGGGATAACGGGAAGGCCGCGGTCAACGCGAGCCAGGCTCGGCGGATGCAAGCTGAAGCTTCGCTGCAAGCGACCATGCGTGAAGTGGAGCGCCAGATCACCGAAGCCTGGCTTCTGCTCGGCACTCAGCAGAAGCGTCTCGATGGCTGGAAACCGGATTCCCTCCAATCCTTCGCAGAAGCTGCTCGACTCGCCGACCGACACTATCGTCTCGGGGCGGTTCCGCTGAGCACCTATCTTGAAATGCAGGACAAATATCTCGAAGCCACGGAGGCGATCAACGCCACCCGGCTGGAGGTACTCCGTGCCTCGCTCGACCTCGAACAACTCGTCGGCGCTTCCGCGCCCCAAACCACTAAAACGACCAAAACCAAATGA
- a CDS encoding efflux RND transporter periplasmic adaptor subunit yields MKTSSLLLAGLGSFAIATFNTSCQKSEAAASAAAEAIAENGAQFKKGEGLSLTDEMQAAIGLKIEDVSEEKVGSSVTLQLTATGANLATGWISPAQAASLKLGMEVRIEGSTVPLAGTITKIDPAPIGAGDAEVSVSTKQSLAPGTALTAVAACLEGEAAPAIPGSALLRTAEGTFVYTVNGKFYVRTPVTVGASNDRLVEIKDGLYAGDQVVTTPVMSLWMAELQVLRGGKACTCGH; encoded by the coding sequence ATGAAAACTTCATCACTTCTCCTTGCCGGCCTCGGCAGCTTCGCCATCGCCACCTTCAACACCTCCTGCCAGAAATCCGAGGCGGCGGCTTCGGCCGCGGCGGAGGCCATCGCGGAAAACGGCGCCCAATTCAAAAAGGGTGAAGGACTCTCGCTCACCGACGAGATGCAGGCCGCGATCGGTCTGAAGATCGAAGATGTGAGCGAAGAAAAAGTCGGCTCTTCGGTGACCCTCCAACTGACCGCCACCGGCGCGAATCTTGCCACCGGCTGGATCAGCCCCGCACAGGCCGCCTCGCTCAAGCTTGGCATGGAAGTCCGGATTGAAGGTTCCACCGTCCCGCTCGCTGGCACCATTACCAAGATCGATCCCGCGCCAATCGGTGCCGGGGACGCCGAGGTCAGCGTTTCCACCAAACAGTCGCTGGCACCCGGTACGGCGCTGACTGCAGTCGCCGCGTGTCTGGAGGGCGAAGCTGCTCCAGCCATTCCCGGTTCGGCCCTGCTCAGGACGGCGGAGGGCACCTTCGTTTACACGGTCAACGGCAAGTTCTATGTGCGGACGCCGGTGACGGTGGGCGCATCGAATGACCGGCTGGTTGAGATCAAGGACGGCCTGTATGCGGGCGATCAGGTAGTCACCACTCCCGTGATGTCGTTGTGGATGGCGGAGCTGCAAGTGCTCCGCGGCGGCAAAGCCTGCACTTGTGGACACTGA
- a CDS encoding NAD(P)-binding domain-containing protein — protein sequence MKTPQENLPVAVIGAGPVGLAAAAHLIERGEQPLILEAGQSVGHTVRKWAHIRMFSPWRYNIDSASRRLLEKAGWNEPEAEHLPTGLEITEAYLEPLASIESVADSLRLSHRVIAVTREGLDKVRSHGRVGHPFVIRTMDATGNIAIHRAKAVIDASGTWENPNPMGTDGLSVPGEEAVSSRIHYGIPDLSGSPGNDFAGAHVLVVGSGHSSFNAILDLLHLKDRHPDTTITWAMRKTKPGNVFGGGAADALPARGELGQRVREAVESGAIKVLSPMSIEGLAENSGHSSIKVHAEVAGAPVELMVERIVVTTGFRPDLGFSREIRLRLDPALECVEQLGPLIDPNEHSCGSVRPHGAKELAHPDLGYYIVGMKSYGRAPTFLLATGYEQVRSVVAEISGDHEAAAKVELDLPETGVCRLSEPEEDSSSCCGDQKLPFHLPPVPRKETSANCCG from the coding sequence ATGAAAACACCTCAAGAAAATCTTCCTGTGGCGGTCATCGGAGCCGGCCCCGTGGGGCTCGCCGCGGCCGCCCATCTCATTGAGCGTGGCGAGCAGCCGTTGATTCTGGAAGCCGGCCAATCCGTTGGACACACGGTCAGGAAATGGGCGCATATCAGAATGTTTTCCCCATGGCGTTACAATATCGACTCCGCTTCGCGGCGTCTTCTCGAGAAGGCCGGATGGAACGAGCCCGAAGCAGAGCATCTTCCTACCGGACTTGAAATCACCGAAGCGTATTTGGAACCGCTCGCTTCGATTGAGTCGGTGGCTGATTCTCTTCGGCTGAGCCATCGAGTGATTGCCGTCACCCGCGAAGGACTGGACAAGGTTCGCAGCCACGGCCGGGTTGGGCATCCATTCGTGATCCGCACCATGGATGCCACTGGAAACATCGCCATCCACCGTGCCAAAGCGGTGATTGATGCCAGTGGAACATGGGAAAACCCGAATCCGATGGGAACGGACGGACTTTCCGTGCCCGGTGAGGAGGCCGTCTCATCGCGAATCCACTACGGGATTCCCGACCTGTCCGGTTCCCCGGGCAATGATTTCGCTGGAGCGCACGTTCTCGTGGTTGGCAGCGGCCACTCGTCTTTCAACGCAATCCTCGATCTACTGCATTTGAAGGACAGGCATCCCGACACCACGATCACGTGGGCGATGCGGAAAACAAAACCCGGCAATGTCTTCGGGGGCGGCGCTGCCGATGCTCTGCCTGCACGTGGCGAACTGGGGCAGAGAGTGCGTGAGGCGGTGGAAAGTGGCGCAATAAAGGTTTTGAGCCCGATGTCGATTGAAGGACTTGCTGAAAACAGCGGCCATTCCTCCATCAAGGTCCACGCGGAGGTGGCCGGCGCTCCGGTCGAACTGATGGTGGAACGCATCGTGGTGACCACCGGTTTTCGTCCCGACCTTGGGTTCAGCCGCGAGATCCGGCTCAGGCTCGATCCGGCGCTCGAGTGCGTTGAGCAGCTCGGTCCGTTGATCGACCCCAACGAACATAGCTGCGGCAGCGTCCGTCCTCATGGAGCGAAGGAACTCGCTCATCCAGACCTAGGTTACTATATAGTCGGCATGAAAAGCTACGGTCGCGCGCCGACTTTCCTGTTGGCCACAGGCTATGAGCAGGTGCGTTCTGTTGTAGCGGAAATCTCCGGCGACCACGAAGCAGCCGCCAAGGTTGAACTCGATCTTCCTGAAACAGGCGTATGCCGTCTCAGTGAGCCAGAGGAAGATTCTTCCTCGTGCTGCGGCGATCAAAAACTCCCCTTCCATTTACCACCCGTTCCACGAAAAGAGACGAGCGCCAACTGCTGTGGATGA
- a CDS encoding sigma-70 family RNA polymerase sigma factor, whose product MSPNSAFSIDIDRLSSSELRNSLLRFVQSRVRDRHLAEDLTQEILLRGVTKVAGLKDQERLESWLFQIARNTIADHFRRAKSMDSCADDLPDNEDPCGYIAEEEAVLREMLSAYVRGVVEALPDIYRNALRYTDYEGHTQAELAGKEGISLSGAKSRVQRARQEVRAAVEKCCHIETDRYGTVLEVKRRETTKRTRDETLANPGCGCGKPKSLTP is encoded by the coding sequence ATGAGCCCAAATTCCGCCTTCTCCATCGACATTGATCGGCTCTCCAGCAGTGAACTGCGTAATTCCCTGCTGCGATTCGTGCAATCCAGGGTCCGGGACCGGCACCTTGCCGAGGATCTTACCCAGGAAATCCTTCTCCGGGGGGTAACGAAGGTCGCGGGCCTGAAGGATCAGGAAAGACTGGAATCATGGTTGTTCCAGATCGCCCGCAATACCATCGCCGATCATTTCCGACGGGCGAAATCGATGGACTCCTGCGCCGATGACCTGCCCGACAATGAAGATCCGTGTGGATACATCGCCGAGGAAGAGGCGGTTCTTCGTGAAATGCTCTCCGCCTACGTTCGGGGCGTGGTGGAGGCGCTGCCGGACATTTACCGCAACGCCCTGCGCTACACGGACTATGAGGGACACACGCAAGCCGAACTCGCCGGGAAAGAGGGGATCTCTCTTTCGGGGGCGAAGTCGCGGGTCCAACGTGCGCGTCAGGAAGTCCGCGCTGCGGTTGAAAAATGCTGCCACATCGAGACGGATCGGTATGGAACCGTATTGGAGGTGAAAAGGCGGGAGACCACGAAGAGAACCCGTGATGAAACACTCGCGAACCCCGGTTGTGGCTGCGGCAAACCCAAGAGCCTGACACCATGA
- a CDS encoding efflux RND transporter permease subunit yields the protein MLNFLLDFVMRQRVAVLLATLVLIGVGTWAMLRLPIDAVPDITNPQVQINTAVPALAPEEVEKLVTFPIESEMAGLPEMVELRSLSKFGLSQVTMTFKDGVDLYRTRQLVTERLQGVLDDLPPGLSPKLAPIATGLGEIFYYTLDYEPGAADKPASRGEQLMALRQIQEYTVKPLLRATQGVAEVNTSGGYERQLVIEPDPAKLAAAGLSLDSLAEIVEQNTKNAGGGYVELGGEQLIVRAPTRVTNSEEIAKLPIKFGAGVRPILLSDVATVGIGSSFRSGASTHEADEALIGAAIMLAGENTRVVAHSVRTKLEEIQQKLPAGVSIKPVYDRSELVDRTIHTVEKNLTEGAILVIVVLFLLLGNFRAAFIVALVIPLSMLMAMTGMVRMGVSGNLMSLGAVDFGLIIDGAVVMVENIVRHLGERQHALGRKLTAAERAREVLGSAKEVANPMFFGVLIITVVYLPILALQGIEGKMFKPMAVVVMLALGGSLVLALTLMPVLCSFLLGGNIKEKDNWLVTLVKRIYTPLLSFGLRFRWLVVVPMFALFGFSLFVFSRLGSEFIPQLDEGDFTFQLIRSSSAGLTASVDLQKQSEAILRREFPEVRDVFSRIGTAEVASDPMGPNVSDTYVMLHTKEKWRLVDGKPIAKEELGDLMRRRILEQVPGQNILVSQPIQMRFNEIMAGSRADLLCKIYGEDYDELERLAGEVREVLNALPGGAETEFDAIGKVPMIEIQPDRDAMQRFNVHADDLNRLIETALAGGEVGTLIEGNRRTPLVVRLAEKRREDLSAMERLPLRTEEGALLSLGQVAKVKLVEQVNQIAREDTQRRVSVLINVRGRDTAGFVAEASKAIHEKVKFPNGYYFEFGGQFKNLMEAKQRLMIVVPLALALIFVLIFLSFNSLRQAVLIFVCVPLAVTGGVFALWLRAMPFTISAAVGFIALSGIAVLNGIMLISFINQLREEGKSLRDAVVEGTLTRLRPKLMTALVASLGFLPMALATGAGAEVQRPIATVVIGGIVTSTFLTLLVVPLLYEWLERKTVRRKPNLEPQES from the coding sequence ATGCTCAATTTCCTATTGGATTTCGTCATGCGCCAGCGCGTGGCGGTGCTGCTGGCCACCCTCGTCCTGATCGGGGTGGGGACCTGGGCAATGCTGCGCCTGCCGATCGACGCGGTTCCCGACATCACCAACCCCCAAGTCCAGATCAACACCGCTGTTCCCGCACTCGCGCCGGAGGAAGTGGAGAAGCTGGTCACCTTCCCGATTGAAAGCGAGATGGCAGGCCTGCCGGAAATGGTCGAATTGCGCTCGCTCTCGAAATTCGGGCTCTCGCAGGTCACCATGACCTTCAAGGACGGGGTGGACCTATATCGGACCCGCCAGCTCGTCACCGAGCGGCTGCAGGGCGTCCTCGATGACCTGCCGCCCGGTCTTTCGCCCAAGCTCGCGCCGATCGCCACCGGCCTCGGCGAAATCTTCTACTACACCTTGGACTACGAACCGGGCGCAGCCGACAAGCCCGCCAGTCGTGGGGAGCAGTTGATGGCGCTGCGTCAGATCCAGGAATACACGGTGAAGCCCCTGTTGCGGGCGACTCAGGGGGTGGCCGAGGTGAACACCAGCGGCGGCTACGAGCGCCAGTTGGTGATTGAACCCGATCCCGCCAAACTTGCCGCCGCAGGCCTCTCGCTCGACAGCCTGGCGGAAATCGTCGAGCAGAATACGAAGAATGCCGGAGGCGGCTATGTCGAGCTTGGCGGCGAGCAGCTGATCGTGCGTGCCCCCACCCGCGTCACCAACTCCGAGGAAATCGCCAAACTGCCGATCAAGTTTGGCGCGGGGGTGCGTCCAATTCTCCTGAGCGATGTCGCCACGGTCGGCATCGGCTCCTCGTTCCGCTCCGGGGCGAGCACCCATGAAGCTGATGAGGCGCTGATCGGCGCGGCGATCATGCTGGCAGGTGAAAACACCCGGGTGGTCGCCCATTCGGTGCGGACCAAGCTCGAAGAGATCCAGCAGAAGTTGCCTGCCGGGGTGAGCATCAAGCCGGTTTATGACCGCAGCGAACTGGTGGACCGAACCATCCACACCGTGGAGAAGAACCTGACCGAAGGCGCGATCCTGGTGATCGTGGTGCTGTTCCTCCTGTTGGGGAACTTCCGAGCTGCTTTCATCGTGGCTCTGGTGATTCCGCTGTCGATGCTGATGGCAATGACGGGCATGGTGCGGATGGGGGTTTCCGGAAATCTCATGAGTCTGGGCGCGGTGGACTTCGGCCTCATTATTGATGGTGCGGTCGTGATGGTCGAAAACATCGTTCGCCATTTGGGCGAACGGCAGCACGCATTGGGCCGAAAACTCACTGCCGCAGAGCGCGCGCGCGAGGTGCTCGGCTCGGCGAAGGAAGTCGCCAATCCGATGTTTTTCGGGGTGCTCATCATCACCGTGGTCTATCTGCCGATCCTCGCCCTGCAAGGGATCGAAGGTAAGATGTTCAAGCCGATGGCGGTGGTCGTCATGCTGGCCCTGGGTGGCTCGCTGGTGCTCGCGCTCACCCTGATGCCGGTGCTTTGCTCGTTTTTGTTAGGCGGCAACATCAAGGAAAAGGACAACTGGCTCGTGACGCTGGTGAAGCGCATCTACACGCCGCTGCTGAGCTTCGGACTACGCTTCCGATGGCTGGTGGTGGTGCCGATGTTCGCGTTGTTCGGGTTCTCGCTCTTCGTCTTCTCGCGGCTTGGTTCGGAATTCATTCCGCAGCTCGACGAAGGCGATTTCACCTTCCAGCTCATCCGCAGCAGCAGCGCTGGACTCACCGCTTCAGTCGATCTCCAGAAGCAATCCGAGGCGATCCTGCGGCGGGAGTTTCCCGAGGTCCGCGACGTATTCTCGCGGATCGGCACAGCCGAGGTGGCTTCCGACCCGATGGGACCCAATGTCTCCGACACCTACGTCATGCTCCACACCAAAGAGAAGTGGCGGCTGGTGGACGGCAAGCCGATCGCAAAGGAAGAACTCGGCGACCTGATGCGCCGCCGCATCCTCGAACAGGTGCCGGGCCAGAACATCCTCGTTTCGCAGCCGATCCAAATGCGTTTCAACGAGATCATGGCCGGATCCCGTGCGGACCTGCTGTGCAAGATCTACGGCGAGGATTACGACGAACTTGAACGGCTGGCCGGCGAGGTGCGGGAGGTGCTCAACGCCCTTCCGGGCGGTGCGGAGACCGAGTTCGATGCCATCGGCAAGGTGCCGATGATCGAAATCCAACCAGATCGCGACGCGATGCAGAGGTTCAACGTCCACGCAGATGACCTGAACCGACTCATCGAAACAGCGCTCGCCGGTGGCGAGGTCGGAACGCTCATAGAGGGCAACCGCCGCACACCTTTGGTCGTGCGCCTGGCCGAGAAGCGGAGGGAGGATCTGTCGGCGATGGAACGGCTGCCGCTGCGGACCGAGGAGGGGGCACTGCTGTCGCTCGGACAAGTCGCCAAGGTTAAGCTGGTGGAGCAGGTCAACCAGATCGCCCGCGAGGACACCCAGCGCCGTGTTTCGGTGCTCATCAACGTCCGCGGTCGGGACACCGCCGGTTTCGTGGCCGAGGCTAGTAAGGCCATCCACGAAAAGGTGAAGTTCCCCAATGGCTACTACTTCGAGTTCGGCGGCCAGTTCAAGAATCTGATGGAGGCCAAGCAGCGGCTGATGATCGTGGTGCCGCTCGCGCTGGCGCTGATCTTCGTGCTGATTTTCCTCAGCTTCAATTCGCTGCGCCAGGCGGTCCTGATCTTCGTCTGCGTTCCGCTCGCTGTCACCGGCGGGGTGTTCGCACTGTGGCTGCGGGCGATGCCCTTCACGATCTCCGCCGCCGTCGGTTTCATCGCCCTGAGTGGGATCGCCGTGCTCAACGGGATCATGCTGATCTCCTTCATCAACCAGCTCCGCGAAGAGGGCAAATCGCTGCGCGACGCGGTGGTCGAAGGAACCCTGACCCGGTTGCGGCCGAAGCTGATGACCGCGCTGGTTGCCTCACTCGGCTTTCTGCCGATGGCTTTGGCGACCGGGGCGGGTGCCGAAGTCCAGCGCCCGATCGCCACCGTCGTCATCGGCGGAATCGTCACCTCCACTTTCCTCACCCTGCTCGTGGTGCCCCTGCTCTACGAGTGGCTGGAGAGAAAAACCGTAAGAAGAAAACCGAACCTCGAACCACAGGAATCATGA